The following proteins are co-located in the Primulina tabacum isolate GXHZ01 chromosome 11, ASM2559414v2, whole genome shotgun sequence genome:
- the LOC142518814 gene encoding sodium/calcium exchanger NCL2-like gives MVINHSCLIHFAMKTSNIASIFFFVTILVSLVSIPAGVSRPLPDNVFGLISDGVDVDGFGDESQSSVIKIKGTSLDSSSPVDEEGKCEQMYGFLPCSYSVTGHLFLILVYEYLLFHGESYVASGGERIFKILGPGIFGASAFQIIGSLPEALILLASGLLSNEELAEEYVFTGVGLLAGSTILLLTVIWGTCIILGSQSFRDPSHFNPSDKRSHSSLERFLMSKWPGYGVVTDMGTSVTARILLISVIPSMIILIPEIFGLSLAGERVVVIITLFVSITFLLSYFFYQFFQPWIQRRRLLYVKHEYLVIDILKRVQSETMGNLLTVNGSPNISTIRSIFKERDRDGDSLISFSELKEFLKDIKFRNFQSDQDIIVADIMKDFDADSDQKITMDEFVHGMMKWLDDTKETMNKRYHSVKSLKDLYKVLKPWIAKKREERDMMNRLIPDILENLQSSIYGNLLADDGTPDVPAIKRLFKKIDLDKDDCISYDELKQLMTNMKFGMITYDADIAASKIMEELDASGDHLIDEEEFVMGLSRWLSTTYNPKLDSEKTEEDYYQKTWEQTDKLIEDKFVDKSPLAWMKAIGLLVLGIVVLGLLAEPLVHSVRAFSKAANFPSFFIAFIFIPLASNARLAVSAITETRRKKLHTTSLALSEIYGTVFMNNILGLAVLLSLIYYRGMSWNFSAEVFMVLVVSAIIGCLSSFSTVFPIWVALLAYLLYPLSSVLVYVLGDSSWFS, from the exons ATGGTAATCAACCACAGCTGCCTAATCCATTTCGCGATGAAAACTTCGAATATtgcttctatttttttctttgtcACCATCCTCGTATCATTAGTATCGATCCCCGCTGGAGTATCCAGGCCATTGCCCGACAACGTTTTCGGGCTGATTTCCGATGGGGTGGACGTGGACGGATTTGGCGATGAAAGCCAGTCTtctgtgataaagataaaaggGACATCGTTAGATAGTTCATCTCCGGTGGACGAGGAAGGGAAGTGCGAGCAAATGTACGGGTTCTTGCCATGTTCTTACAGCGTAACTGGACATCTGTTCTTGATTCTGGTGTACGAGTACCTGTTGTTTCATGGTGAATCCTATGTTGCCTCGGGAGGGGAGAGAATCTTCAAGATCCTTGGTCCTGGTATATTTGGTGCCAGTGCTTTTCAGATCATAGGATCTCTGCCAGAAGCCTTGATTCTTCTTG CATCTGGGCTATTGAGCAATGAAGAGCTAGCTGAAGAATACGTGTTCACGGGTGTTGGATTGCTCGCCGGATCCACGATTTTACTTCTCACTGTGATCTGGGGGACCTGCATTATACTTGGCAGCCAAAGTTTTCGCGACCCATCACATTTCAATCCTTCGGATAAAAGAAGCCACAGCAGTTTGGAGAGGTTTTTGATGTCAAAATGGCCAG GTTACGGTGTGGTTACCGATATGGGCACCAGTGTCACTGCCAGGATTTTGCTTATCTCTGTGATACCATCTATGATCATCCTGATTCCCGAAATTTTTGGTTTGTCTTTGGCTGGAGAACGAGTGGTCGTGATAATTACTCTTTTTGTTTCCATCACTTTCCTCCTTTCTTACTTCTTCTACCAG TTCTTTCAGCCATGGATTCAAAGGAGACGCCTGCTATATGTAAAGCATGAATATTTAGTGATTGACATTCTAAAACGTGTGCAAAGCGAGACGATGGGAAATCTCTTAACTGTGAATGGATCACCAAATATATCGACGATAAGAAG TATATTCAAGGAAAGAGATCGAGATGGAGACAGTCTGATCTCATTCTCTGAGTTAAAAGAATTTCTAAAAGATATCAAGTTCAGAAATTTCCAGTCGGACCAAGATATTATAGTTGCTGATATAATGAAGGACTTCGATGCTGACAGTGACCAGAAAATTACCATGGATGAATTTGTCCACGGAATGATGAAATGGCTTGATGATACCAAAGAAACAATGAATAAAAGATACCACTCGGTAAAATCGCTGAAGGACTTGTACAAG GTTCTTAAACCTTGGATTGCAAAGAAAAGGGAGGAACGTGATATGATGAATCGTCTGATCCCAGATATTTTAGAAAATCTTCAAAGCTCAATTTATGGTAACCTTTTGGCAGATGATGGGACTCCGGATGTTCCTGCTATAAAAAG GTTGTTCAAAAAGATCGACCTTGACAAAGACGATTGCATATCATACGATGAATTGAAGCAGTTAATGACAAATATGAAGTTCGGCATGATTACTTATGATGCTGACATTGCAGCATCCAAAATAATGGAAGAACTTGATGCAAGTGGAGATCATTTAATTGACGAGGAGGAATTTGTCATGGGTTTATCAAGATGGCTGAGCACAACTTACAATCCAAAACTGGACTCAGAAAAGACTGAAGAAGACTATTATCAA AAAACATGGGAACAGACTGATAAACTCATAGAGGACAAGTTCGTCGATAAATCTCCATTAGCATGGATGAAAGCTATAGGTCTTTTGGTACTCGGGATTGTTGTACTTGGGCTCCTAGCTGAACCTCTTGTACACAGTGTTCGTGCTTTCTCTAAAGCAGCAAATTTTCCATCattttttattgcttttattTTTATCCCATTGGCTAGCAATGCAAGATTAGCCGTATCAGCTATCACTGAAACCCGTAGGAAGAAGTTACACACTACTTCTCTGGCATTGTCCGAG ATATATGGAACCGTGTTCATGAACAATATTCTGGGATTAGCCGTTCTTCTTTCCCTGATCTATTATCGTGGCATGTCATGGAATTTCTCGGCTGAGGTTTTCATGGTTCTAGTAGTATCTGCCATAATCGGATGCTTGTCGAGTTTCAGCACTGTTTTCCCTATCTGGGTGGCACTTTTAGCTTATCTGCTGTACCCATTGTCGTCGGTCCTGGTCTATGTTCTTGGAGATTCTAGCTGGTTTTCCTAA